The following nucleotide sequence is from Synchiropus splendidus isolate RoL2022-P1 chromosome 1, RoL_Sspl_1.0, whole genome shotgun sequence.
GCTGAGTTCCAGGCCTCACCAGAGATCATGCTGGGTTGTAATCATGAGAACGCGGAGCCAACAACAACAGATGGATGTCATTTAGACAGAGCAGCGCGCCCAGCTTTGACTCAGAAAACAGCAGATGGACTGATGAGTGGCTCAGACTCGGTCATTGAAGCTGTGAACGGCGGCGGCCAATACTTTATCGACACAACAAAATCAAGAGCTTTTTCGGACCACCTTGTTCCAGGTCAGTGTTTATTCAAAATGTATTAATACACAGGTCTCACAGTGTTCCAcgcaaaaaagaaaacactgccCCCACACCGGCCTATTTGAGAGCCATGTATTAATATCTACTCAGCCTTGTCGAAGGTTTCAAAACAAATCCCGAAACACCCTCATCTGTGGTAAGGAGACCAAGGCCAGGTCAATACTGTACTTCTTTGGCCAGTGCCAGCTGGGACGGTTCATTCAACGCATAGCAAGCCACAATTGGTCTCTCACTGATGACTAGGCTCTCTACGGCATGGGTGGGCAATTTGTTCCACAAAGGGCAGCAGTGGGTGCAGAGTTTTGTTCCAACCTTCTCACCAATCTGGCATCTTCAGAGTGTAGACAGTTGatggtcagtctggtgctgcttgtttcatctgaaacctcactggttaaactgtgtgtgtttgatgggccctttgaggaccagattGCCCACCCTTGCTCTCCAGCCTTTCAAAGAACATCCACGAAGACAGAACATTAAGAAATGACTCGGAAAGTGATTTATATTTCGTATAAAGACAATGTATTTTAAACTGTATCTGTTCCCGCGGGGGGAACTTCTCTTTAGTTTGCCTGTGAGGGTTGTGTCTTTGGACGACTGAAAAAGGAGTGTGGGGAAGAAGGGCACAAATCCAACAATGTTTCCTTCAACACAGTCTTGTGAGCAAGTTTCGAGGATGAATCAAAGCGCACTCAAGTTCTGACATTTGTGAGTGCATCCTGAACTTGTGAAGATGAGTCACTTATTGCACAGATGGCGGTTAACAGAGATCTGCAGCAAACCACTCATGCTTCACAAGGATTCGGGAACATGGATAAAGGTGGGTGCATCTGAGACACGGTGCATGCGTGAATGCCTGTGTGCGTCTACGTGAGAAAGACAGAGCCATAGCTTACATGGCTGTATAATTGAATGCCAAGCCTGAAAGTTCGGTAATTCTACCCAGCGGCAACCGCAGCAGGACTTAATCTATTTTTTCATGAGCTCCATATAACTTCTGTATACAACCTCCAGGGTTCGAGGGGAGAAAACTGGTTTGTTGATACCTCCACAGTGGAAAATTGGTCAGCGCAATAAGGAGGCATCAAAAGTGGTGAGACATGGAACAGCAACCTTCTTCTGGGATTTCATTCATGGCTACATTAAATAATGGTGCTAAAACTCTACGCTAATGCTAAAATCAGAACAGTAGAGGTTTAAACCTGGGCACGCAACATTCACAGTAAAGAACCGAGCTTCCCATCAGATAAAGATGGATTCATCCAGGTGCCTTCTATGTagctttgaatttgaattgcAAACTTAACAATAGCAGCCACCATGATGATGTAGTGATAACTGCTGCAGCTTCAGATCCTCAAAGTGCCAGCTGGAAGTGACTTATTCATgtccattatttttatttcatttttgaagtcaCTATTACATTCAGCTTTTGTCATGCATGTACCACACCAGTCAAAACATCAAGCATTTCTTGAATGGAGCCATGAGCATTGTTGTGCCTTCAAGTCATTGAGCTAACAAATGACCTCAAATTGTCCTTGCAAAATGGTTTAACCAACTATAGTCTAATATATCAGAACACAACCtacccaaaaaaaaacagggcttCTTTTTTACGTGAGAAAATTCAAGTCTGAGTAATGTAGTGTAAGAAAAAGCCAGCGCAGGCTTCTCTATCGTGCAGCCTCAAACAAACTTTCTTGCAAACCAAGACaagaatgaatacattttgtgTAGCTGAGACTGGCTTATAGGGATATTTCTCTTGCAATGTTGGACAAGTCCAGCCCCAGGATGGCAGGCAGCacagtaatgtggtttatcaAACAACCTCTCAGGTAAATGTGTCTTACATTGGCTACAGAAAAATGTATGGAATTAAATATGTTTAATTCAACGTTAACTTATGAAGTAGCACAATGTAATTAACCAATAAAATGCTTGTAGAGAGAAGGGGATGACAATGACACGTAGACCGTGTTGtcctcagattttttttttttttaagtgtgttattttttttaattagaagATATGCCATGATGCTACAATTGCAATTACAGACTGAAAAAGACTTCCAGTGAAGAAGATGCTGGTGTCGTAAAGAAGTGAAAGCCATCACATCCAGTTGGACAGGGGGAAACTGAGGGTTAGATATGTTGCCCTGGAAGCTGCCAAAGGGTAACGTAACACCTGCTTTGTgaaaccaataaataaataataataataataatgagaccTTTCATTAGATCTTGGTACTAAAACGTGCTCAAGGTTGTGatcaaaagagaaaatgaaggaaaaaggaTGCGTGCTCTTCTTTAGAAATGGTATGATGTAATGTGATGGCACTTATATACTTACTGTATCATAAAACGAAAGTTTTGGAAACAAGTTTTAAGTTTATACTCATAACTTTCCTCAAAATGGTGCCGCAGTGGCTGCATCACGGCGCAACAGGATGTAAGCTGTTTGTGTGATTGATGTGCTTGTCTGGAGTTGGGCTGTTGAAGGCTGCTGGTGAAGGCTGCTGTTCTCAGCGATGTAATATTAAGACGAGAAAACCTTTCAGAAATACTTTATTAATTCTGTCCAAAAATGGCTTTGCTTTGGCAGAGTAATAAACATCCGGTACGTGCATTGGAACAAACAATGaggtgttgtgtttgtggcCTGGTGTCTAGTGGTTCGCAGTGTATTTCAAAAAGTGCACCACTTCATTTTGGATGACCCACAAGCCATTCCACTACACAGAGTCACAGTTTATTAAATTGAAGTTACTGAGGCTATTAAGTAACTCACATAGATGATAGGGCATTGCTATGATGTCAGTTCAggaggtttttatttattagtccCTTTAGCCTGAGTGGCTTCTAACATGCATCTGTGTGTATGTCACTATACCATAGCATCTGAGATCACCTGTATCACAATTGCTCAGATATAATGGTTGCACTGAAGGTGAGAATCGGGAGGCGCACTTTCATTCTAAGTCATTGTTAGGTGATTTTTAGcaaactaaaaacaaacatgaacataTCAGCAGTGATCTGGTAAGGAAAGCACCATCAGGGCAGAATAACATGTCACTGACAAGGATTTAGTATGATTTCAAAAGTGGAATAAATTCCACTAGCGTGGATCAAAAATGACACCTCCGATTTTGGAAAATTACTAAGAGGAGGCATGTATGTCCTCACAGAGTGGCAAACATCTGCTACGACTACAATGCACTGAATCGATGTTGACTCGTCACGCGACAATCAtcactgcatcacacaaggCTGTCGAATCACGATTTCCCTTGTTTGGCTGCTGAATGGAGTACACACACTCATCAATCCACCAACTCCTCTGACGACATGCTGTTCAAAACCCACAGCAATGTCCGATGGCTGTGTTGTTGTTCGCGTCAGTAAATGCATTAATGCTCTGCTGCACTGACAGACTTCCAACTGACAGCGTACGCAGCGGTGGACTGTCTTATCAGTAAGAGTGAAAATACATCCTAGCGCTCATATGCTGGTTGAAATGTAACTTTGCTTTAAGACAACAGCTTACCCATCATGTGATCCTGACATGCAGTATCTGGAATGTGTGTCTCTTTGTTGTCAGATTTCAAGTTGATCTTCTGAGTTACCAGGAGAGTCTAAGTGGAAACGAAAAGAAGGTTAGCGCCGAACATCTGCAAAGAGACAACTACAGACGACTGAAAGGCCGAGAAGTATAGCGTCATGATTGGCAACACTGCAAACTAtccatctatgtatctatctatgtatctatctatgtatctatctatgtatctatgtatctatctgtctgtctgtcagatatatatatctatatccatatatatatatagatatatagatatatatatatgtgagaaTCTATGTATCCAATTGTTTATGgcctatattttatttatgaaatgcACTTTGTCTCCGTCTTGGTCTGAGAAATTTGAGCATGGTAGAGATTTCTTCTGTTTAACTTCATAATAGAgcaattgctaaaaaaaaaaaaaaaggggtcatAAAGTGTCGGTCCTTTCTTGCACTCTGCAGGGAGTAGATAGGGGGCGACTGGGAGGAAGGTATTAAATAGCCTTTTAGTCAAATAGAGATAAGGGTCCCTTCCTTGCTATCAGAACTCCACATCGTCTGGATTACAATTGCTACACTGTCTCCCCCTCTCCGGGTCCCTCTGTCATTCTGAAAACTCCTGCTCTTCTATCTACTGTAATAATCAGATTGCTTTCAGGGTCATGCATTCACAATGCACTTATTTTCACCAACTGGCATCTGCCATcaaaatttatttactatttaatTAGACCCCCAGACAAAACAGATATATGCGAGGGCTAAGGGATTCATAAAAGTGTGACTTTGGAATTTGAATGTCAGGTGTCACAATGCTGGTCTCAATATCCTGCGGGAATCACTTATCAGGCTCAGCGTTGGCTGGAACACAGGAGGATGGGCGCCATATTCAGcaccaataaaagaaaaaatgggtTGTCGAAAGCATTTGCGCTGAGCTTGGAAATGtgtttgacaaaaacacaattgctATTTTAAATCCTTTAAAATTTTGAACCAAGCTAATGCGGGAAAGTTTTACGGTTTAAGATTAAAAATATGTGCATACATTAGATAAAGATTGTCTTTGataaacttgtttttctgtgctTTCGTCTTAACTGGCTCCTGAGTTTGTACCTACGAAGGAAAGCACATAGCGCTGCAAGGGATACACCACAGTCTGTGCAATTTaaattttttcaatttttgaaGTTTAAACAGCAAACTAGTGAGCAAAATGTTCAACTGGGAGCAAAGCAGCAGAAAGAGCCAAAAGTCAAAGACAATGAAGATGTATTCAAATGTTGAAATACAACTTAAATCCACAGttgcttcataaaaaaagaAGTGCCCCAACAGAGGTGCAGTTCAGTCTCCATTTGGATATGGTTTCCTCTTTCCTGGTTTGAAAACAGCTCGTTTTATCGCACAAGATTTTATTCTAGAACGAAAAGTGACGAGGGATCAGAACATTGACACATATCAATGTCAATGCTCTTGTGTGGGTAAGAAACAGTCATGCTCTCCACCAATCAAGGAGGTGTTGAATTGTGTGAAACAAAGTCATGTCAGTGAGACAGAACTcaaaaaacagtgtttgggTCCACCCGAACAGGGTGAACTGCCAGTGTAGGCGTACAGGTTATTTCACTTTTATAATAACCAAACCACTAGAATTTTAATAGACATTACACAAACTGTGATCCCTTTATAACCCACACCTGATGAAATTCTGTTCTTATGAAATGCTGTAAGATATATTACATAATAATCTTCAGCAGCTTAGAAGCAAATAGATAGTGAAAAGGTAGGTGCTGGTTGTTGACTGAGTCAGAGCACAATCAATACGGCGCCTTCAGGGGATTTGAAACTGAAGAGGCAACATAGTTGTGGATATGTTTTTCAGCCTATGAAGTGTGAAAACCTATGGGAACAAATCATCCAAACACAAACTCTTCTACAGAGGCGAACTCACAGCCGTATCAGGACAGATCTCCATGTCTGCTTTCAATTCAGCATGTTTCTTCTGCGTGGTCACCCCTGGCGGCAAAGCAGACACTGAGCTTGTCTTCCCAGCGCTCCTGTGAGGGAAACATAGGTGGATTTCTTCATGCGTGacaccaaatattttcaagaaaaaaaaaaaacagctgacatTTGTTGCATATTCTTTCACAGGCCAGTTCatattctgtctgtctgttgttaACACATTAAGATAGTCCAGTTGAGCACAAAGCAACAAGTCGATTCTGCGTGAAGACTTGACTCATTCAGTTCATCACACTCCTTTGTGTCCCCAAGAAAGTGATGACTCACTTGCATTCAAAAACTTCATGTCCGACTGCAAGCATCATCAACAGAATTACAGTATGCTAAACATCAGTTTATTGTGCATAACCTCGAACTCACTTCAATGTTGTTCATTACTGAAGTCAGACATTGATGTCAATAGAACAATTCcgaaattgaaatattttttgtctgttgaaATGGGAAAGAAAATCGACGCTCAAAAATGCTTTTTCAACTGTACTTCCACCTAACGGGAATAACTAGGAAACAAATGATGTCTGCGATAGAAATATATGAACACACCCAAGGTAGgtttgttccaaccgatcaattacactcagtttaaccaatgagctTTCAGCTGATGCAGCCAACTGATTCCACTCCCTAGACACCTGTTTGGTGAAAAGGCGTCATCTTGGTTGGTTGGAATAAAAACCTGCACTTAACGCAGCCCTTTCTGGAGCAGTTACCCCAATGTTGATTGAGTATATACGAGTGATCCAATAAGTTTATATTTATCAAATAACTCCATAAAATGAGGATGAGATTTTGTTTGAACTTAAGGCTTGAAAATGTATTGCCATAAAAATTACGATTTTGTTTTGATACTCTGACACTCACCTGCCAAGAATCTCTTTGACAAACTGGTCTTTCCCAAGGAAGGCAGTCGTGCACTGGATCTGGTTTGCAATCTGTCCCATTTGGTTGTTGCAGTGGTCCATGATGGCGCTGAGCTTGTTGTTTACCTCGGACTGATTTTGCCCCTCCCGGCAATCCTTGTGTTGGCTatcgtttttctttttgtcttttcttttgtccGACTTCATCTGTATGCCTCCAAGCACCGACCCGATCTTCAGCtctcttttctcctctcttcctttGGGGGAGTCGGCTTTCTTTCCTGACAGTGCTGGAAGTTTGCTCTTTTTGAGACCAAACCAGTTGGCGAGCGACGGGACAGTTTTTTGCTTCATCTCACTCATGGCGTTCTTCTCGTGTTCTTGGGATTTTTGCAAGTTCTCCTCAATGCCCAGCATGACTTTTTCCTCTATGGTGCAGATGATGGAGCTGATTTGTGTTTCTTCCACCTCTGGGGTTTTGTTGGGATGATCTTTCTGACCATGATCTTCAAGGCTCAATCCCGGTCTGCCAGAACTGATGGCTTTTTCTGGGCTGTACAGGCTGCTCAATGCAGCTTGAAACTGTGAATGAGGTACAACCTTTCCTGGCTTGTGGATGTTGTTCACACCGTCTCTATTCGTGATGGGTATGGTGCGTGGATCTTTCTGAGGGGGCGATGTAAATACAGGGGTTTTCTCTGTGATACTTTGGAACGAGGACCCAGTCATTCCACCATAATGACTTAGCCTCATTCTTGGGGAATGGAGAGGACTCTCAGCTGACACATGTGAGGGCACCTCCAAGGATGTTTGCCTTGATAATGAGTTCCCTCGTTCACCAGAGTTAGTTATGATCTGGGTCCTAATTTTTACTGGTCCATCCAGAACATTGATGTTCGGTTTCTCTATGTAGTTTGTGCTGAAGCTCTGGCTGCGGGCTTTAGCCCCGTTCATTCCCAAGGCTGGCTTCAGATGTGGTTTGGTCGTGACagatatggatcgagaaaacaGCTGGCTACCTCTTTTGTCTTTAATGCaaccttcctcttcttcatgcGACTCACCAGCATTTCCACCCTCGAGCACTAACCTACCTGGAACCTCACCATTCCCCCCGCTACCCAAGATCTTAGGTGGTGAATCGGTACTGTGCACAGGCTCTGAGTTGTCACTCTGGGTGGAGACAGTTAAGATCACAGTGTCCTTGGAGACCAAGTTGATTTGATCTTTCTCCAGCTTGGCTGGAATTGAAGTTGCATGTTTGTGGCTCGGAGGAGATTTTAAAAAAGCTTTGAAACCCATTGGGATTCGACTCTTGGAGGCTCTATCACCTGAATTGGGTGACAGCATGCCTGGACTTTTCAGAGGGCTTAGCTGATCTTTACCATTATGTGGCTCTGATTTCGCTTGAGTTGTATCTGTAAGTGGTAAACTAACAGAACTCTTTTGCACTAACTGGTGACCATTTTCATAAGGAGTTCCTCTCTTGTTGAGGGCACTGTATGGAGGCGGGACATTCTTTGAACTTTTAGGTGCAGTTTCATGTTCAGGACCGTGCCCTGAGTTTGCAGTAGGGAGGTAGTCTTTTGTAGTTATCCGTTTAAAAGTTCCTTTAGTTGGAGCATGAATGATGACAGGGGACTTTTGAAGGTGCTGACCAGTTTGTCCAACCAGTTTTTGAGGTGCTAGCGAAGTCCCGTAGCCTGCATCATGCTCCTTGTCAAATAAATCTTTATCTTTAATGGGCAATGTAGCTTGcatattttgtgtatttgaGTTATGGTAACTCGGGGGTGGACCCCTCACAGTGGTTGGTGTAGCTTGTTGGGTCACCCCAAATTTATGTGCTTGAGGTGATGCTTCATAATTTGGTCTTATTAGTAAAGAGGTGGTGCGACCTGGGGGTAGGGGAGGAGAAGGGGAcctgagtttgtttttcatggttTCACAGTGTTTGTCCCTGATTGGCTGTTCAATTTTCTCAGCCAAATCCAACTGCTTCCTTGAAAGATGAGAAGAGTTGGATGATGGGTTCCTGTTAGAAAGCTTGGAGTTTACAGCCTTGGTGCTCTGTGAGGCCTTACTAAACCTGGAGACCTTAGCTGATGGAGATAATGGAGATAATGGAGATCTCTCCTGCGCAGAAGGTCCTGAATTATCAGTGTTGGAGCCCTTGGACACTCTAAGAGGAGACGGTGAATGTTTATTCCGCCCAGGTATTTTTGATCCAGAGGGTTTTGAGCCCACAGAATCATTCATTGGAGGGATAGAATGTCCTCTGCTGTTTCTGTTAATTCCGGGTTTAACCAGCTTTTTTGGTGGGGTGGCTTGCATTGCTAACTTTTCGCTTGACCTGTTCATGCCAGACTGATATTCGCATGGCTTTTCAGGAGATTCAAGAGCAGTGTAGTTTCTCTGTCGCGATGGTCTCTCATGGCGCACTGATTCAATGGAACCATCAGTTGCGTTGCAGCCCGCAATACTTTTTTGAGATCCGTGCAGTGCCGTTGTCTTCTGCGAACACAGCTCAATTGGCTGTCCCTCAGCATCAAATATTACTAAGACACTCTCTTCAGATTGACTGCAGGTTCCTGCTTTAGATTCCTTAATCAGGCTACAAGGCTGAGGTCTCCCATCGGCTGAAAGGGTGCGTCCTTGCTCCCTTTGCAAGCAGCGCTGTGCCAGCTGCTTGGACATATCTCTGGAGAGCCTCTGCAACGGCTTGTCTGGCTGGGTAAAAGACAGACGGTTATTAGACTCTGAGTTGAGTTTCTCTCTATCTTCTGTGTCTGAGTTCTGAATGAAAGCACTCATTTGAGAAGCAGGCATCCGTTGAGCGGATGGTTTAGAAAAAGCCGATTTATGCTCTCCCACAGGGAGAAAAGTGCGAATGCAACTCGTGAGTTTCTCAGGACGCTCCTTTGGGTCATAGGCAGGAGGTTGTTCTGTCGCCGTAGAGCCTGAGTTGTGGTCACCACCAGGTACGTTATCCTGAGTCCCCTCCCAGCTACACAAACTGTCTGAGATGCTCCGGGAAAGCCTCTTGCAGTAAAACCAATTGTCTTTTGTTGGGATTTTATCTGAATGACTTGAATGTGCCAGTTCATCATCGGCATCGTCAGACTCATCCGACAACTTCCTGCTTCCAAGATGCAAATTCCTTGCTACGTGGGTGGGCTTGGaaactcctctgctgctgcttttgatgCCAAGGGAATATATGCCCTCGTTGGAGTTCATACAGTCCTTGTAACCCGCCTTGGAGATCTTGGACATTGATGAGGATCTGTGCCTCCTCCTTTGTAGTTTCCGCAGTCCCTCAAGTATGTTGGTCTCCTTGCGTCTGGTCCGCTGGTCCTCTGGCAGAGCACAGATGTTGCTGGGGGCCGAAGAACCCAAACTCAGTCTGGTCTCCCAGTTCAGCGACGTctaagggtaaaaaaaaaaaaaaacaagcagtgTAAACACACAGTGAATGTCTTGTCAAATATAACAACATAACTGAAAAGTTACCATTTTGCTGCAGGAACGTCCATCATTCCAGGTGTATGAACCACTGGAGTATTCACTGCAAGCACTTGACAAAGACAATTCGCTGCTGCTACAACTGCTGCGTTGGTACAAAGGCGCTGGCATCGTCAGACTCAACTGGCTGAGACACTTGCTCAAATGGAAGCTCGGCTTTCCATGTCCGTGGGTCTCCTTTGACATTCAACAAAAGTCAAAATCTTATTGGTTTGTTCAGAGGTGCTGTATTAGTTTAAATGTCAAAGTGGAGGAATTCCACAGGAAGTCCCGTAaccaaggaaaataaaaaatagtagtAAAAACAGGAATTAAAAGCACAAAGGTTTAACAGCTCATCAGTAACGTACACAGCTTGGAAAGAGACAATGTGTAAATTT
It contains:
- the LOC128752983 gene encoding nck-associated protein 5-like isoform X5, with product MCSQGVGGGELYFNIFHWPQKWLAQKKIQQRESKVGLEGGRLKREKLIHELEEERRLRLESEKRLREVTEESELGRAQMLSLQQQFLRMEETVRSLLQNQGVLEQTAVDTVDIMKAYKDKLTEEGQKQHCVPEENGPLLAAHPELEFGLLASTNQDASLAEEEKDKTKVLLERLKALEEKNSALASENESQREQYERCLDEVANQVVLALLTQKDLREECLKLRTRVFDLEQQNRALGILFQQKIKPASDLLLQKLHSRIMDLSAADLLLEPEKSKAFLLSRNTESPPTETHGHGKPSFHLSKCLSQLSLTMPAPLYQRSSCSSSELSLSSACSEYSSGSYTWNDGRSCSKMTSLNWETRLSLGSSAPSNICALPEDQRTRRKETNILEGLRKLQRRRHRSSSMSKISKAGYKDCMNSNEGIYSLGIKSSSRGVSKPTHVARNLHLGSRKLSDESDDADDELAHSSHSDKIPTKDNWFYCKRLSRSISDSLCSWEGTQDNVPGGDHNSGSTATEQPPAYDPKERPEKLTSCIRTFLPVGEHKSAFSKPSAQRMPASQMSAFIQNSDTEDREKLNSESNNRLSFTQPDKPLQRLSRDMSKQLAQRCLQREQGRTLSADGRPQPCSLIKESKAGTCSQSEESVLVIFDAEGQPIELCSQKTTALHGSQKSIAGCNATDGSIESVRHERPSRQRNYTALESPEKPCEYQSGMNRSSEKLAMQATPPKKLVKPGINRNSRGHSIPPMNDSVGSKPSGSKIPGRNKHSPSPLRVSKGSNTDNSGPSAQERSPLSPLSPSAKVSRFSKASQSTKAVNSKLSNRNPSSNSSHLSRKQLDLAEKIEQPIRDKHCETMKNKLRSPSPPLPPGRTTSLLIRPNYEASPQAHKFGVTQQATPTTVRGPPPSYHNSNTQNMQATLPIKDKDLFDKEHDAGYGTSLAPQKLVGQTGQHLQKSPVIIHAPTKGTFKRITTKDYLPTANSGHGPEHETAPKSSKNVPPPYSALNKRGTPYENGHQLVQKSSVSLPLTDTTQAKSEPHNGKDQLSPLKSPGMLSPNSGDRASKSRIPMGFKAFLKSPPSHKHATSIPAKLEKDQINLVSKDTVILTVSTQSDNSEPVHSTDSPPKILGSGGNGEVPGRLVLEGGNAGESHEEEEGCIKDKRGSQLFSRSISVTTKPHLKPALGMNGAKARSQSFSTNYIEKPNINVLDGPVKIRTQIITNSGERGNSLSRQTSLEVPSHVSAESPLHSPRMRLSHYGGMTGSSFQSITEKTPVFTSPPQKDPRTIPITNRDGVNNIHKPGKVVPHSQFQAALSSLYSPEKAISSGRPGLSLEDHGQKDHPNKTPEVEETQISSIICTIEEKVMLGIEENLQKSQEHEKNAMSEMKQKTVPSLANWFGLKKSKLPALSGKKADSPKGREEKRELKIGSVLGGIQMKSDKRKDKKKNDSQHKDCREGQNQSEVNNKLSAIMDHCNNQMGQIANQIQCTTAFLGKDQFVKEILGRSAGKTSSVSALPPGVTTQKKHAELKADMEICPDTATLLVTQKINLKSDNKETHIPDTACQDHMMGSSCQMRTLDSGIGTFPLPDSVTRTSGRHIPKSESNPDGVTTCLSEPDAELASSLPDPSHCSVKVPSLPQSHLHAPNSLGHSLSDPALTSCGDILNSQCQLPQLRHKEAIRTGRLSFCAPCSNISTSAEDKLEDRENSTKAKDSEKHAHERVLRVCTYSGSSDTETEIEGSTLDSSPSTLVNRSGKDYSVESTEKTLQRCSVEKVLSIMDYYHNDMYAHMDPDSGRIHQYKDGKAGLSVESPLDKTVITNQPLNFSLESLNQLNHSSSSSIYPASVSAGRLGECLPDPGKSREGCYKMDEASSGFSRKPGVDPVGSLSDSLYDSFSSCTSQGSNDV
- the LOC128752983 gene encoding nck-associated protein 5-like isoform X3 — protein: MGWEEADEEERALSKESMDANKYIDELLKQLEDERRNVRREKLAVARLQREVARSKREGTMREKLIHELEEERRLRLESEKRLREVTEESELGRAQMLSLQQQFLRMEETVRSLLQNQGVLEQTAVDTVDIMKAYKDKLTEEGQKQHCVPEENGPLLAAHPELEFGLLASTNQDASLAEEEKDKTKVLLERLKALEEKNSALASENESQREQYERCLDEVANQVVLALLTQKDLREECLKLRTRVFDLEQQNRALGILFQQKIKPASDLLLQKLHSRIMDLSAADLLLEPEKSKAFLLSRNTESPPTETHGHGKPSFHLSKCLSQLSLTMPAPLYQRSSCSSSELSLSSACSEYSSGSYTWNDGRSCSKMTSLNWETRLSLGSSAPSNICALPEDQRTRRKETNILEGLRKLQRRRHRSSSMSKISKAGYKDCMNSNEGIYSLGIKSSSRGVSKPTHVARNLHLGSRKLSDESDDADDELAHSSHSDKIPTKDNWFYCKRLSRSISDSLCSWEGTQDNVPGGDHNSGSTATEQPPAYDPKERPEKLTSCIRTFLPVGEHKSAFSKPSAQRMPASQMSAFIQNSDTEDREKLNSESNNRLSFTQPDKPLQRLSRDMSKQLAQRCLQREQGRTLSADGRPQPCSLIKESKAGTCSQSEESVLVIFDAEGQPIELCSQKTTALHGSQKSIAGCNATDGSIESVRHERPSRQRNYTALESPEKPCEYQSGMNRSSEKLAMQATPPKKLVKPGINRNSRGHSIPPMNDSVGSKPSGSKIPGRNKHSPSPLRVSKGSNTDNSGPSAQERSPLSPLSPSAKVSRFSKASQSTKAVNSKLSNRNPSSNSSHLSRKQLDLAEKIEQPIRDKHCETMKNKLRSPSPPLPPGRTTSLLIRPNYEASPQAHKFGVTQQATPTTVRGPPPSYHNSNTQNMQATLPIKDKDLFDKEHDAGYGTSLAPQKLVGQTGQHLQKSPVIIHAPTKGTFKRITTKDYLPTANSGHGPEHETAPKSSKNVPPPYSALNKRGTPYENGHQLVQKSSVSLPLTDTTQAKSEPHNGKDQLSPLKSPGMLSPNSGDRASKSRIPMGFKAFLKSPPSHKHATSIPAKLEKDQINLVSKDTVILTVSTQSDNSEPVHSTDSPPKILGSGGNGEVPGRLVLEGGNAGESHEEEEGCIKDKRGSQLFSRSISVTTKPHLKPALGMNGAKARSQSFSTNYIEKPNINVLDGPVKIRTQIITNSGERGNSLSRQTSLEVPSHVSAESPLHSPRMRLSHYGGMTGSSFQSITEKTPVFTSPPQKDPRTIPITNRDGVNNIHKPGKVVPHSQFQAALSSLYSPEKAISSGRPGLSLEDHGQKDHPNKTPEVEETQISSIICTIEEKVMLGIEENLQKSQEHEKNAMSEMKQKTVPSLANWFGLKKSKLPALSGKKADSPKGREEKRELKIGSVLGGIQMKSDKRKDKKKNDSQHKDCREGQNQSEVNNKLSAIMDHCNNQMGQIANQIQCTTAFLGKDQFVKEILGRSAGKTSSVSALPPGVTTQKKHAELKADMEICPDTATLLVTQKINLKSDNKETHIPDTACQDHMMGSSCQMRTLDSGIGTFPLPDSVTRTSGRHIPKSESNPDGVTTCLSEPDAELASSLPDPSHCSVKVPSLPQSHLHAPNSLGHSLSDPALTSCGDILNSQCQLPQLRHKEAIRTGRLSFCAPCSNISTSAEDKLEDRENSTKAKDSEKHAHERVLRVCTYSGSSDTETEIEGSTLDSSPSTLVNRSGKDYSVESTEKTLQRCSVEKVLSIMDYYHNDMYAHMDPDSGRIHQYKDGKAGLSVESPLDKTVITNQPLNFSLESLNQLNHSSSSSIYPASVSAGRLGECLPDPGKSREGCYKMDEASSGFSRKPGVDPVGSLSDSLYDSFSSCTSQGSNDV